One window of Patescibacteria group bacterium genomic DNA carries:
- a CDS encoding radical SAM protein yields the protein MKTNTIQCKTLLTKSRLPEVDYCINPYVGCLHGCVYCYARFMRRFTGHDEPWGHFLDVKINAPEVLARELARKPKKGMVLLGSVTDAYQPVEQTYRVTRAILEILLQHDFPVSVLTKSSLVVRDLDLFKQFSQCEVGLTITTTDQGIARNFEPRSSAPQQRIEALDTLHRSGITTYAFIGPILPKLTNLEAIFTAIQGKVGFVMAESLNMKCGNWENIQNLLESKYPHLLSLYQSRFSRTYWEQIERELRTLSEKFKIPLKGFYQH from the coding sequence ATGAAAACTAACACCATACAATGCAAAACCCTTCTGACTAAGAGTAGATTGCCGGAAGTAGATTACTGTATTAATCCTTATGTTGGTTGTCTGCATGGTTGTGTCTATTGTTATGCCCGTTTCATGAGAAGGTTTACTGGTCATGACGAACCATGGGGACATTTTCTTGATGTTAAAATAAATGCTCCTGAAGTTTTAGCAAGAGAGTTAGCCAGAAAACCAAAAAAAGGCATGGTGCTTTTGGGAAGTGTCACTGACGCCTATCAACCAGTTGAGCAAACGTATCGTGTTACTAGAGCAATTCTGGAAATTTTACTTCAACACGATTTTCCGGTTTCTGTTTTAACGAAGTCCAGTCTTGTAGTACGAGATTTAGACTTGTTCAAACAGTTCAGTCAATGTGAAGTAGGTTTAACGATCACAACAACAGACCAAGGAATCGCTCGTAACTTCGAGCCTCGTTCTTCTGCGCCTCAACAAAGGATAGAGGCACTAGATACTCTTCACCGAAGCGGTATTACTACCTATGCCTTTATTGGACCAATTCTGCCCAAGTTGACTAACCTTGAAGCCATTTTTACAGCTATTCAAGGCAAAGTTGGTTTCGTAATGGCAGAAAGTTTGAATATGAAGTGTGGAAATTGGGAGAATATCCAAAATCTTCTAGAAAGCAAATACCCCCATTTGTTATCTCTTTATCAATCTAGATTTTCCCGGACATATTGGGAGCAGATTGAAAGAGAGTTAAGAACACTGAGCGAAAAATTCAAGATACCGCTAAAGGGATTCTACCAACATTGA